The genomic region GGCAGATATTGACACCCTAGAAGCCGCCGAGAATGCAGAAAAATTAGGGGCGGATGTGGTGGGAACAACGCTATTCGGTTACACCCAAGCCACCCAACACCTCACGCCACCCGGTTTAGACTTGTTGCGCCAAATGGTCGAAAAGCTGTCTGTTCCCATTATCTGCGAAGGGGGGATAGCCTCTCCTCAAATGGCGAAACAAGCTTTAGACTTCGGCGCAACTGCGGTTGTCGTCGGAACCGATATTACCGGAATCGATTTAAAGGTGAAAGCCTATCAGCAAGCTTTAGGATAAGGCAAATAACTGCTGATAGCGCCCCAACGCCGTTAAGGGGAAATGCTGGCGGTAGAGGTGATAGTTGAGATAGAAGTGACAGGGGAAACCCGTTCCGGTAAACTCAGGTTCAGACCAACTGCCATCGGGTTGCTGAGTTTGTAGCAAATAGGCGATACCGCGATCGCAAGCCGTCTTCATCTTATCCCCCGTGGCTTGACTCGCCGCCATCAACCCAATTAACGCCCAAGCCGTTTGAGAGGCGGTACTCGAACCTTGACCTTTTAAACTGGGATCGTTATAACTCCAGCAGGTTTCCCCCCATCCCCCATCGGGGTTTTGACAACTCAGCAACCACGCCACCCCGCGTTCAATTGAACGGCGATGGGTTTGAGGCGCAACCAGGGATAAAGCGGCTAATACCCCACTGGTACCATAAATATAATTGACTCCCCAACGACCAAACCAGCATCCTTCGGGTTCTTGTTCGCGTTCTAGATAGCGTAAAGCGCGTTGAATCGCTTGAGGCGTCAGGGGATTGACGTTTAAACGCCCCGCCATTTCCAAAACGCGGGCGGTGACATCGGCGGTATTGGGATCGATCATCGCCTTCAAGTCGCCGTAGGGTAAGGAATTGAGCCAATCTTGATTATTATCTAAATCAAAAGCCGCCCAACCTCCCGGCGTACATTGCATCGAAGCAATCCAAGCCACAGCCCGCGCGATGGACGAATCCTTTAAACTCTCATTGGGTAACTTCACCCCATTTAACGCCATCACCACCACGGCGGTATCATCCACATCGGGGTAAAAGCGGTTATCGAACTCAAACGCCCAAGCGCCCGGTTTTCCCTGACGATTTTTGACGTTCCAGTCGCCGTAATCCAAAATTTGCTTTTCTAGCAACCATTCGCCCGCTTTTACCAACTCTGGACGATCGGGGGCTAAACCGGAATCACAGAGCGATCGCATCACTAAAGCAGTATCCCACACCGGAGAAACGCAAGGCTGTACCCAGTAATGCTTATCGGTTTCTACCCCAAAATTATCTACCGCCTGCAAGCCGCGTGCCACAATCGGATCGTCTGCTGCATAGCCCAAACAGTGCAAGGCTAACAGGGAATTCAACATCGCTGGGATGATTCCCCCCCAGTCTCC from Desertifilum tharense IPPAS B-1220 harbors:
- the shc gene encoding squalene--hopene cyclase, producing the protein MQTQDRVTETALQQGIRASQNYLLSLQNPQGYWWANLESNATITAEIVLLHKIWGTDQSRPMDKIENYLRSQQVEQGGWELFYGDGGEVSTSVEAYMALRLLGVSPEDPALQKAKAFILSRGGIAKTRIFTKLHLALIGCYSWRGIPSIPPWLMLLPDEFPFNIYEMSSWARGSTVPLIIVCDRKPVYPLNPVLNLDELYTERPDWTTEGLPRSGDWTDLFITLDDGFKLAETLNLVPFRDEGIKAAEKWVLERQEATGDWGGIIPAMLNSLLALHCLGYAADDPIVARGLQAVDNFGVETDKHYWVQPCVSPVWDTALVMRSLCDSGLAPDRPELVKAGEWLLEKQILDYGDWNVKNRQGKPGAWAFEFDNRFYPDVDDTAVVVMALNGVKLPNESLKDSSIARAVAWIASMQCTPGGWAAFDLDNNQDWLNSLPYGDLKAMIDPNTADVTARVLEMAGRLNVNPLTPQAIQRALRYLEREQEPEGCWFGRWGVNYIYGTSGVLAALSLVAPQTHRRSIERGVAWLLSCQNPDGGWGETCWSYNDPSLKGQGSSTASQTAWALIGLMAASQATGDKMKTACDRGIAYLLQTQQPDGSWSEPEFTGTGFPCHFYLNYHLYRQHFPLTALGRYQQLFALS